The Burkholderia mallei ATCC 23344 genome has a window encoding:
- the selB gene encoding selenocysteine-specific translation elongation factor: protein MIVGTAGHIDHGKTTLVRALTGVDTDRLKEEKARGISIELGYAYTPLPNGDVLGFIDVPGHEKLVHTMAAGACGIDFALVVIAADDGVMPQTREHLSILQLLGVAHGALALTKCDRVDAARVARVRDEIRAWLAASPLADAPVFETRASEPDDAGVAALNAHLRDTALAWRARRDDGLFRLAVDRVFTLAGQGTVVTGTAVAGRVRTGDSLAVARTGETVRVRSIHAQNRATDVGHAGERCALNLAGIDKAALARGDAIVDARLATLSPRIDVELTLTADADLTISHWTPLHVHLGTLHRVAHVALLEGETLGPGRRARAQLNFTEPVFAAPGDRFIVRDAQATRTVGGGRVLDPFGPARKRRTRARRAWLDALAAWLDEGRLDALLDEAPLGIARATLMHLTGLPAQAWALPADAVSVAAPGKHADEARVLARGHWDALRTRVLDALAAFHQRSPDEQGPDVARLRRIAAPLADDALWRALTDALIAEGAIVRSGPWLHLPSHAVSFDAAEEALAGRLLPLVAAGRYDPPWVRDHAAATLMAEDAVRALLRKLARRGDVHQVVRDLFYHRDVIAELARLIARLAGEHGGGLDAATFRDATGLGRKRAIQILEFFDRVGYTRFHRDLHWLRADSRLLAGSR, encoded by the coding sequence ATGATCGTCGGGACCGCAGGCCACATCGATCACGGCAAGACGACGCTTGTGCGCGCGCTGACGGGCGTCGACACCGATCGGCTGAAGGAAGAGAAGGCGCGCGGAATCTCGATCGAGCTCGGCTACGCGTACACGCCGCTGCCGAACGGCGACGTGCTCGGCTTCATCGACGTGCCCGGCCATGAAAAGCTCGTCCACACGATGGCCGCGGGCGCGTGCGGGATCGACTTCGCGCTCGTCGTGATCGCGGCCGACGACGGCGTGATGCCGCAGACCCGCGAACATCTGTCGATTCTGCAACTGCTGGGCGTCGCGCATGGCGCGCTCGCGCTGACGAAATGCGATCGCGTCGACGCGGCGCGCGTCGCGCGGGTGCGCGACGAGATCCGCGCGTGGCTCGCGGCCTCGCCGCTCGCCGATGCGCCGGTTTTCGAGACGCGCGCGAGCGAGCCGGACGACGCGGGCGTTGCCGCATTGAACGCGCACCTGCGCGACACGGCGCTCGCCTGGCGCGCGCGGCGCGACGACGGCCTGTTCCGGCTCGCGGTCGATCGCGTGTTCACGCTCGCGGGGCAAGGCACCGTCGTGACGGGCACCGCGGTCGCGGGGCGCGTGCGCACGGGCGACTCGCTCGCCGTCGCGCGCACGGGCGAAACGGTGCGCGTGCGCAGCATCCATGCGCAGAACCGCGCGACCGACGTCGGCCATGCGGGCGAGCGCTGCGCGCTGAATCTCGCGGGCATCGACAAGGCGGCGCTCGCGCGCGGCGATGCGATCGTCGACGCGCGGCTCGCGACGCTTTCGCCACGCATCGACGTCGAATTGACGTTGACGGCGGACGCCGACCTGACGATCTCGCACTGGACGCCGCTGCACGTGCATCTCGGCACGCTGCACCGGGTCGCGCACGTTGCGCTGCTCGAAGGCGAGACGCTCGGGCCCGGCCGGCGCGCCCGCGCGCAGTTGAATTTCACGGAGCCGGTGTTCGCCGCGCCGGGCGATCGCTTCATCGTGCGCGACGCGCAGGCGACGCGCACCGTGGGCGGCGGGCGCGTGCTCGATCCGTTCGGCCCCGCGCGCAAGCGGCGCACGCGCGCGCGACGCGCGTGGCTCGACGCGCTCGCGGCGTGGCTCGACGAAGGCCGTCTCGACGCGTTGCTCGACGAGGCGCCGCTCGGCATCGCGCGCGCGACGCTGATGCATCTGACCGGCTTGCCGGCGCAGGCGTGGGCGTTGCCGGCCGATGCGGTGAGCGTCGCCGCGCCGGGCAAGCACGCGGACGAAGCGCGCGTGCTTGCGCGCGGGCATTGGGACGCGCTGCGCACGCGCGTGCTCGATGCGCTCGCGGCATTCCATCAGCGCTCGCCGGACGAGCAGGGGCCGGATGTCGCGCGGCTGCGCCGGATCGCCGCGCCGCTCGCGGACGACGCGTTGTGGCGCGCGCTGACCGATGCGCTGATCGCCGAGGGCGCGATCGTGCGCAGCGGCCCGTGGCTGCATTTGCCGTCGCATGCGGTGAGCTTCGACGCGGCCGAAGAGGCGTTGGCCGGGCGCTTGCTGCCGCTCGTCGCGGCGGGCCGCTACGATCCGCCGTGGGTGCGCGATCACGCGGCGGCGACGCTCATGGCGGAGGACGCGGTGCGCGCGCTGCTGCGCAAGCTCGCGCGGCGCGGCGACGTGCATCAGGTCGTGCGGGATCTGTTCTATCACCGCGACGTGATCGCGGAGCTTGCGCGACTGATCGCGCGACTCGCGGGCGAGCACGGCGGCGGGCTCGATGCGGCGACGTTTCGCGACGCGACCGGGCTCGGCCGCAAGCGGGCGATTCAAATTCTCGAGTTCTTCGATCGCGTTGGGTATACTCGCTTCCACCGCGACCTGCACTGGTTGCGGGCTGATAGCCGGTTGCTGGCCGGCTCGCGGTAG
- the selA gene encoding L-seryl-tRNA(Sec) selenium transferase: protein MSGPGASELNALLARAPSVERVLSSEEMQPLVDEYGRTRALAAVRASLAAWRDAARRDPAAAGTPDDARIAADVRARLAADAAAAMRAVFNLTGTVLHTNLGRALLPDDAVRAVVQALTQPMNLEFDLATGRRGDRDDLIGALACELTGAEAATVVNNNAAAVLLVLSALAPRREVVVSRGELVEIGGAFRIPDIMSRAGAKLREVGTTNRTHLADYADAIGPRTALLMKVHCSNYAISGFTKEVALRELAPLARERGVPVAVDLGSGTLVDLTRWGLPKETTVRETVEAGADLVTFSGDKLLGGPQAGLIVGRRDLIAKIKKHPLKRALRVGKLTLAALEPVLRLYQTPEFLRERLTTLRLLTRAQADIAATAERVRPALQRALGAAFAVDVEPMFSQIGSGALPVDQLPSYGLVVRASGGKRRGRALAQLDAHLRGWPRPVLGRIADDALRLDLRCLEAGDEAAFIAQCAQAPTGPRA from the coding sequence GTGAGCGGGCCCGGCGCAAGCGAACTGAACGCGCTGCTCGCGCGCGCGCCGTCGGTCGAGCGCGTGCTGTCGTCGGAGGAAATGCAGCCGCTCGTCGACGAATACGGACGCACGCGCGCGCTCGCCGCGGTGCGCGCGTCGCTCGCCGCGTGGCGTGACGCCGCGCGCCGCGATCCGGCCGCGGCCGGGACGCCCGACGACGCGCGCATTGCCGCCGACGTGCGCGCGCGGCTCGCCGCCGACGCGGCGGCGGCGATGCGCGCGGTGTTCAACCTGACGGGCACCGTGCTGCATACGAACCTCGGCCGCGCGCTGTTGCCGGACGACGCGGTGCGCGCGGTCGTGCAGGCGCTCACGCAGCCGATGAATCTCGAATTCGATCTCGCGACGGGCCGCCGCGGCGACCGCGACGATCTGATCGGCGCGCTCGCCTGCGAGCTGACGGGCGCCGAGGCGGCGACCGTCGTCAACAACAACGCGGCCGCCGTGCTGCTCGTGCTGTCCGCGCTCGCGCCGAGGCGGGAAGTGGTCGTGTCGCGCGGCGAACTCGTCGAGATCGGCGGCGCGTTCCGCATTCCGGACATCATGAGCCGCGCCGGCGCGAAGCTGCGCGAGGTCGGCACGACGAACCGCACGCATCTGGCGGACTACGCGGACGCGATCGGCCCGCGCACCGCGCTGCTGATGAAAGTGCATTGCAGCAATTACGCGATCAGCGGCTTCACGAAGGAAGTGGCGCTGCGGGAGCTCGCGCCGCTCGCGCGCGAGCGCGGGGTGCCCGTCGCCGTCGATCTCGGCAGCGGCACGCTCGTCGACCTGACGCGCTGGGGCCTGCCGAAGGAGACGACGGTGCGCGAGACCGTCGAGGCGGGCGCGGATCTCGTCACGTTCAGCGGCGACAAGCTGCTCGGCGGCCCGCAGGCGGGGCTCATCGTCGGGCGGCGCGATCTGATCGCGAAGATCAAGAAGCATCCGCTCAAGCGCGCGCTGCGCGTCGGCAAGCTGACGCTCGCCGCGCTCGAGCCGGTGCTGCGCCTGTACCAGACGCCGGAATTCCTGCGCGAGCGGTTGACGACGTTGCGGCTGCTCACGCGCGCGCAGGCGGACATCGCCGCGACGGCCGAGCGCGTGCGTCCGGCGCTGCAGCGCGCGCTCGGCGCGGCGTTCGCGGTCGACGTCGAGCCGATGTTCAGCCAGATCGGCAGCGGCGCGTTGCCCGTCGATCAATTGCCGAGCTACGGCCTCGTCGTGCGCGCGAGCGGCGGCAAGCGCCGCGGCCGCGCGCTCGCGCAGCTCGACGCGCACCTGCGCGGCTGGCCGCGCCCGGTGCTCGGGCGCATCGCCGACGACGCGCTGCGGCTCGACCTGCGCTGCCTCGAAGCGGGCGACGAAGCCGCGTTCATCGCGCAATGCGCGCAGGCGCCGACGGGCCCGCGCGCATGA
- the fdhE gene encoding formate dehydrogenase accessory protein FdhE yields the protein MTDPTQRILDPSEIASLDHSAIPRVRMPERGAVFAARAARLRKLADLNPIAGYLRLMAAVADAQHELLQTFVPNAPEKAAAERAQRHSMPLMPALGGERDPRWRDLLQSLLDRVERAGLVNPPLAKLIDGMRLREAAALDAQADALVAQRFAEIEPASAPFLMAALQVVWTALASRIAPADVPYLEQPGLCPVCGAQPVASIVRVGGPYQGYRFLQCGLCSTEWHMVRTKCSHCDSTKGIAYHGIEGGSEAIKAESCDACHTYRKIGYQEKDYDVEPLADDLASLTLDLLMGEAGYRRASPNPLLWPDLPAEAGAAAGDERT from the coding sequence GTGACTGACCCAACCCAACGCATTCTCGATCCGAGCGAAATCGCATCGCTCGATCATTCGGCCATTCCGCGCGTGCGGATGCCCGAGCGCGGCGCCGTGTTCGCCGCGCGCGCCGCGCGGCTGCGCAAGCTCGCGGACCTGAACCCGATCGCCGGCTATCTGCGGCTGATGGCGGCCGTCGCCGACGCGCAGCACGAACTGCTGCAGACGTTCGTGCCGAACGCGCCCGAGAAGGCGGCGGCCGAGCGCGCGCAGCGCCATTCGATGCCGCTCATGCCGGCGCTCGGCGGCGAACGCGATCCGCGCTGGCGCGACCTGCTGCAAAGCCTGCTCGACCGCGTCGAACGCGCGGGCCTCGTGAATCCGCCGCTCGCGAAGCTGATCGACGGCATGCGGCTGCGCGAGGCCGCCGCGCTCGACGCGCAGGCCGACGCGCTCGTCGCGCAGCGCTTCGCCGAAATCGAGCCGGCGTCCGCGCCGTTCCTGATGGCCGCGCTGCAGGTGGTATGGACCGCGCTCGCGAGCCGCATCGCGCCCGCCGACGTTCCGTATCTCGAGCAGCCGGGCCTTTGCCCGGTGTGCGGCGCGCAGCCGGTCGCGAGCATCGTGCGCGTGGGCGGCCCGTATCAGGGCTATCGCTTCCTCCAGTGCGGGCTGTGCTCGACCGAGTGGCACATGGTTCGCACGAAGTGCTCGCACTGCGATTCGACGAAGGGCATCGCCTATCACGGAATCGAGGGCGGCAGCGAAGCGATCAAGGCCGAATCGTGCGACGCGTGCCATACGTACCGGAAGATCGGTTATCAGGAGAAGGACTACGACGTCGAGCCGCTCGCGGACGATCTCGCGAGCCTCACGCTCGACCTGCTGATGGGCGAGGCGGGCTACCGGCGCGCGTCGCCGAATCCGCTGCTCTGGCCGGACCTGCCGGCCGAGGCCGGCGCAGCGGCGGGAGACGAGCGCACGTGA
- a CDS encoding formate dehydrogenase subunit gamma → MKHDDPNLIVRYTANERSNHWITAISFVLLALSGLALFHPSMFWMTALFGGGQWTRILHPFVGLVMFASFAVMVVRYWRHNLLDAGDRQWLRQMDDVLANREDKLPEVGRYNAGQKLLFFVMVACLLLLLVSGIVIWRRYFSLYFPIGVIRAAAVVHAAAAFALIVGIVVHVYAALWVKGSIGAMVRGTVTVGWARKHHPKWFRESVK, encoded by the coding sequence ATGAAACATGACGACCCGAACCTGATCGTCCGCTACACGGCGAACGAGCGCTCGAACCACTGGATCACCGCGATCTCGTTCGTGCTGCTCGCGCTGTCCGGGCTCGCGCTGTTTCATCCTTCGATGTTCTGGATGACGGCGCTGTTCGGCGGCGGGCAGTGGACGCGGATCCTGCATCCGTTCGTCGGCCTCGTGATGTTCGCGTCGTTCGCGGTGATGGTCGTGCGCTACTGGCGCCACAACCTGCTCGACGCGGGCGACCGCCAGTGGCTGCGGCAAATGGACGACGTGCTCGCGAACCGGGAGGACAAGCTGCCGGAAGTCGGCCGCTATAACGCCGGACAGAAGCTGCTATTCTTCGTGATGGTGGCGTGTCTGCTGTTGCTGCTCGTCTCCGGGATCGTGATCTGGCGGCGCTATTTCTCGCTCTACTTCCCGATCGGCGTGATTCGCGCGGCGGCCGTCGTCCATGCGGCAGCGGCGTTCGCGCTGATCGTCGGCATCGTCGTGCACGTGTACGCGGCGCTGTGGGTGAAGGGCTCGATCGGCGCGATGGTGCGCGGCACCGTGACCGTCGGCTGGGCCAGAAAGCACCACCCGAAGTGGTTTCGCGAGAGCGTGAAGTAA
- the fdxH gene encoding formate dehydrogenase subunit beta, whose protein sequence is MALQSLDIKRVSATTTPPPTAREPVTGSVAKLIDVSKCIGCKACQTACMEWNDLRDEVGTNVGVYDNPADLTEHSWTVMRFAEYENPAGDLEWLIRKDGCMHCEDPGCLKACPSPGAIVQYNNGIVDFHEEHCIGCGYCVTGCPFNIPRISKQDNRAYKCTLCSDRVAVGQEPACVKTCPTGAIVFGTKEDMKQHAAERVADLKGRGFENAGLYDPQGVGGTHVMYVLHHADKPSLYHGLPDNPSISPMVKLWKGLAKPLAVAGIALSALVGFFHYTRVGPNDVTDDEEAAARDEARRIQEDAK, encoded by the coding sequence ATGGCATTGCAATCGCTCGATATCAAGCGCGTCTCGGCCACCACGACGCCTCCTCCCACCGCGCGCGAGCCGGTGACGGGCAGCGTCGCGAAGCTGATCGACGTATCGAAATGCATCGGCTGCAAGGCATGTCAGACCGCCTGCATGGAGTGGAACGACCTGCGCGACGAAGTCGGCACGAACGTCGGCGTCTACGACAATCCGGCCGATCTGACCGAGCACTCGTGGACGGTGATGCGTTTCGCCGAATACGAGAACCCGGCGGGCGACCTCGAATGGCTGATCCGCAAGGACGGCTGCATGCACTGCGAGGACCCGGGCTGCCTGAAGGCGTGCCCTTCGCCGGGCGCGATCGTGCAGTACAACAACGGGATCGTCGATTTCCACGAGGAGCACTGCATCGGCTGCGGCTACTGCGTGACCGGCTGCCCGTTCAACATCCCGCGGATCTCGAAGCAGGACAACCGCGCGTACAAGTGCACGCTTTGCTCGGACCGCGTCGCGGTCGGCCAGGAGCCCGCGTGCGTGAAGACCTGCCCGACGGGCGCGATCGTGTTCGGCACGAAGGAGGACATGAAGCAGCACGCGGCCGAGCGTGTCGCCGATCTGAAGGGGCGCGGCTTCGAGAACGCGGGGCTGTACGATCCGCAGGGCGTCGGCGGCACGCATGTGATGTACGTGCTGCATCACGCGGACAAGCCGTCGCTGTATCACGGCCTGCCCGACAATCCGTCGATCAGCCCGATGGTGAAGCTGTGGAAGGGGCTCGCGAAGCCGCTCGCGGTTGCGGGCATCGCGCTGTCCGCGCTCGTCGGCTTCTTCCACTACACGCGCGTCGGCCCGAACGACGTGACGGACGACGAGGAGGCGGCCGCCCGTGACGAAGCGCGCCGCATCCAGGAGGACGCGAAATGA